Genomic segment of Peribacillus frigoritolerans:
GATCATGAATGGTTTGGCAAAAAAATTAAATCCAAAGGGGTAGAGGTGTATGCAGGAAAAAAATCGAGGATTGGCCCTGTTTACATTCCTAGTGTTCCTTTTTTTACTAGGGCCTTTGCTTATCATATCCGTTACGTCATTTGAAGGCGGAAATATTTTGAAGTTCCCGCCAGAAGAGTTTTCTTTAAGATGGTACGAAAATATTTTTAACGTGGAAATGTTTTTGGTCGCTTTTAAAACGTCCATCCTTGTTTCACTGGGAGGCAACCTCTTGGCACTGTTACTGGGAGTGCCGGCTGCCTATGCATTAAGCCGGTTTGATTTCAAAGGGAAAAGCGTGATAAATGCCTTTTTCGTTTCTCCTATATTAATACCGGGAATTGTGCTTGGTTTTGCGTTTTTACGTTATATTGTGGGGACTTATCAGCTACCGATTTATGCGGCCCTGTTTGTGGGACATACTGTTATCATGCTGCCGTTCATCATCCGTGTGATTTCTTCAAGCTTATCAAACTTTGACTTTTCCATCGAAGAAGCGGCGGAGAGTCTCGGAGCCAGTAAATTGGGCACATTCTTTACAGTCGTCCTCCCGAACATAAAATCAGGAATTCTGGCGGCAGTCATGATCGCCTTCTTGGAATCCTTCAATAATGTCGACATTTCCGTTTATATGACAGGCCCTGGGGTAAGTACGTTTCCGATTCAGATGCTGACGTATGTGGAGAACTACTTCGATCCTACCATTTCGGCCATTTCCGTATTGCTCATGTTCATAACGGCTTTCTTCATGTTTATAGTAGAACGGCTCATGGGATTGTCTTATTTCACAAAACGATAAAGGAGGTAATGATGGGTGGCTTTATTCACTTTACAAGATATATCTGTAGCATATAACAAACAGAATATATTAAAAGATTTCAATCTCGAGATTGAAAAAGGGAAGCTTGTATCCCTACTTGGCCCGAGCGGCTGTGGGAAAACGACGACCCTGCGTTTAATTGCCGGGTTTTTACAGGCGAACGAAGGGAAGTTTTTATTCAAGGAAAAGGACTATACGAAAGTGCCCGTCAACAAGCGGAATTTTGGCTTTGTGTTCCAAAACTATGCATTATTTCCGCATTTGTCGATATTCGATAATATTGCATTCGGTCTCCGTCTGAGAAAGAATTCAAAAAGTGAAATCGAAAAAAAAGTAATGAATGTGCTCGAAATCGTTAATTTGAAAGGTTTTGAAAAGCGATATCCCCAAGAGCTTTCCGGAGGGCAAAAGCAGCGGGTCGCGATTGCCAGGGCGCTGGTGATTGAGCCGGACATCCTCTTATTTGACG
This window contains:
- a CDS encoding ABC transporter permease; this encodes MQEKNRGLALFTFLVFLFLLGPLLIISVTSFEGGNILKFPPEEFSLRWYENIFNVEMFLVAFKTSILVSLGGNLLALLLGVPAAYALSRFDFKGKSVINAFFVSPILIPGIVLGFAFLRYIVGTYQLPIYAALFVGHTVIMLPFIIRVISSSLSNFDFSIEEAAESLGASKLGTFFTVVLPNIKSGILAAVMIAFLESFNNVDISVYMTGPGVSTFPIQMLTYVENYFDPTISAISVLLMFITAFFMFIVERLMGLSYFTKR